A genomic region of Pseudomonas sp. RSB 5.4 contains the following coding sequences:
- a CDS encoding YeaH/YhbH family protein, protein MSYVIDRRLNGKNKSTVNRQRFLRRYRDHIKKAVEEAVSRRSITDMEHGEQISIPGRDIDEPVLHHGRGGKQTVVHPGNKEFTAGEHIARPPGGGGGRGPGKAGNSGEGMDEFVFQITQEEFLEFMFEDLELPNLVKRNLSGTDTFKTVRAGISNEGNPSRINIIRTLRSAHARRIALSGSSRAKLREAKEELARLKREEPDNFGDIQELEAEIEKLSARIHRVPFLDTFDLKYNLLIKQPNPSSKAVMFCLMDVSGSMTQATKDIAKRFFILLYLFLKRNYDKIDVVFIRHHTSAREVDEEEFFYSRETGGTIVSSALKLMQEIMAERYPSNEWNIYAAQASDGDNWNDDSPICRDILINQIMPFVQYYTYVEITPREHQALWYEYERIAEAFSDTFAQQQLVSAGDIYPVFRELFQRRLVT, encoded by the coding sequence ATGAGTTATGTGATCGACCGACGCCTCAATGGCAAGAACAAGAGCACGGTGAATCGCCAGCGCTTCCTGCGGCGTTACCGTGATCACATCAAGAAGGCTGTCGAAGAGGCGGTCAGCCGGCGTTCCATCACCGATATGGAACACGGCGAACAGATCAGCATTCCCGGTCGCGACATCGACGAACCGGTGCTTCATCACGGTCGCGGCGGCAAGCAGACCGTGGTTCATCCCGGCAACAAGGAATTCACTGCCGGCGAACATATCGCCCGTCCACCGGGGGGTGGCGGCGGACGCGGTCCGGGCAAGGCCGGCAATTCCGGCGAGGGCATGGACGAGTTCGTCTTCCAGATCACCCAGGAAGAATTCCTCGAATTCATGTTCGAGGACCTCGAACTGCCGAATCTGGTGAAACGCAACCTCAGTGGTACCGACACGTTCAAGACTGTGCGCGCAGGGATCAGCAACGAGGGTAACCCGTCGCGGATCAACATCATCCGCACCCTGCGCTCGGCTCACGCCAGGCGCATTGCGCTGTCCGGCAGCAGCCGTGCCAAACTGCGCGAGGCCAAAGAGGAACTGGCGCGATTAAAGCGTGAAGAGCCGGATAACTTCGGCGATATTCAGGAACTCGAAGCGGAAATCGAAAAACTCAGCGCGCGCATTCATCGCGTGCCGTTTCTCGACACCTTCGACCTCAAGTACAACCTGCTGATCAAGCAACCCAACCCCAGCTCGAAAGCGGTGATGTTCTGCCTGATGGACGTTTCCGGCTCGATGACCCAGGCGACCAAAGACATCGCCAAACGCTTTTTCATCCTGCTGTACCTGTTCCTCAAGCGCAATTACGACAAGATCGACGTCGTGTTCATCCGCCACCACACCAGCGCCCGGGAAGTGGACGAGGAAGAGTTCTTCTATTCACGGGAAACCGGCGGCACCATCGTCTCCAGCGCGCTGAAGCTGATGCAGGAGATCATGGCCGAGCGTTACCCGAGCAACGAATGGAACATCTATGCCGCGCAGGCTTCCGACGGCGACAACTGGAACGATGACTCGCCGATCTGCCGCGACATCCTGATCAACCAGATCATGCCGTTTGTGCAGTACTACACTTATGTGGAGATCACCCCGCGCGAGCACCAGGCCCTCTGGTACGAATACGAACGCATTGCCGAAGCCTTTTCCGACACGTTTGCCCAGCAGCAGCTGGTCTCGGCCGGGGATATCTATCCGGTCTTCCGTGAACTCTTCCAGCGCAGGTTAGTGACATGA
- a CDS encoding SpoVR family protein, whose translation MTAKEQKRQPISTGSEWTFELIQAYDREIARIAAGYALDTYPNQIEVITAEQMMDAYASVGMPLGYHHWSYGKHFLSTEKSYSRGQMGLAYEIVINSDPCIAYLMEENTICMQALVVAHACYGHNSFFKGNYLFRTWTDASSIIDYLVFAKQYIMQCEERHGIDAVEDLLDSCHALMNYGVDRYKRPYPISAEEERRRQKDREEHMQKQINDLWRTIPKGADKYSDKDNARFPAEPQENILYFIEKHAPLLEPWQREIVRIVRKIAQYFYPQRQTQVMNEGWATFWHYTLMNDLYDEGLVTDGFMMEFLTSHTSVVFQPGFDSPYYNGINPYALGFAMYRDIRRMCENPTEEDRRWFPDIAGSDWLSTIKFAMSSFKDESFILQYLSPKVIRDLKLFSILDDDQKDDLLVPAIHDETGYRIIRETLAAQYNLGNREPNVQIYSIDRRGDRSLTLRHQQHDRKPLGDSTDEVLKHLHRLWGFDIHLETLQGDQIMKTHHVPPRSEHSEGDYGRLDLAVIHL comes from the coding sequence ATGACCGCCAAAGAGCAGAAACGCCAACCCATCTCCACCGGCTCCGAATGGACGTTCGAGCTGATCCAGGCCTACGACCGCGAAATCGCCCGGATTGCGGCCGGCTACGCGCTGGATACCTATCCCAACCAGATCGAAGTGATCACCGCCGAGCAGATGATGGATGCCTATGCCTCGGTCGGCATGCCACTGGGCTATCACCACTGGTCCTACGGCAAACACTTCCTCAGCACCGAGAAATCCTACAGCCGCGGCCAGATGGGGCTGGCCTACGAAATCGTGATCAACTCGGACCCGTGCATCGCCTACCTGATGGAGGAAAACACCATCTGCATGCAGGCGCTGGTGGTCGCTCACGCGTGCTACGGGCACAACAGTTTCTTCAAGGGCAACTACCTGTTCCGCACCTGGACTGACGCCAGCTCGATCATCGATTACCTGGTGTTCGCCAAGCAGTACATCATGCAATGCGAAGAGCGCCACGGTATCGACGCGGTGGAGGACCTGCTCGACTCCTGCCATGCGCTGATGAACTACGGAGTCGACCGCTACAAGCGCCCGTATCCGATCTCCGCCGAGGAAGAACGCCGGCGGCAGAAAGATCGCGAAGAGCACATGCAGAAGCAGATCAACGATCTGTGGCGCACCATCCCCAAAGGCGCGGACAAATACAGCGACAAGGACAACGCGCGCTTCCCGGCCGAACCGCAGGAAAACATCCTGTACTTCATCGAGAAACACGCGCCTCTGCTTGAGCCGTGGCAACGGGAGATCGTGCGGATCGTACGCAAGATCGCCCAGTATTTTTATCCACAGCGCCAGACTCAGGTGATGAACGAAGGCTGGGCCACGTTCTGGCACTACACGCTGATGAACGACCTGTACGACGAGGGCCTGGTGACCGACGGCTTCATGATGGAATTCCTCACCTCGCACACCAGCGTGGTGTTCCAGCCCGGCTTCGACAGTCCTTACTACAACGGGATCAACCCCTACGCACTGGGTTTCGCGATGTATCGCGACATCCGCCGCATGTGCGAAAACCCCACCGAGGAAGACCGGCGCTGGTTCCCGGACATCGCCGGCTCTGACTGGCTGTCGACGATCAAGTTCGCCATGAGCAGCTTCAAGGACGAGAGTTTCATCCTGCAATACCTGTCACCGAAGGTGATCCGCGATCTGAAGCTGTTCAGCATCCTCGATGACGATCAGAAGGACGATTTGCTGGTACCGGCGATCCATGACGAAACCGGCTACCGGATCATCCGTGAAACCCTGGCCGCGCAGTACAACCTCGGCAACCGCGAGCCCAACGTGCAGATCTACAGCATCGACCGGCGCGGCGACCGCTCGCTGACCCTGCGTCACCAGCAACATGACCGCAAACCCTTGGGCGACTCCACCGACGAGGTACTGAAACATCTGCACCGGTTGTGGGGCTTCGACATTCATCTGGAAACCCTGCAGGGTGACCAGATCATGAAAACCCACCATGTACCGCCGCGAAGTGAACACAGCGAAGGCGATTACGGTCGGCTCGACTTGGCCGTGATTCATCTTTAG
- a CDS encoding multifunctional CCA addition/repair protein translates to MQIFKVGGAVRDRLLGLPVTDIDWVVVGATADEMLAKGYRPVGADFPVFLHPKTGEEYALARTERKSGRGYGGFTFHASPEVTLEEDLIRRDLTINAIAEDDQQNLTDPYHGQRDLEARILRHVSPAFAEDPLRVLRVARFAARYASLGFAVAPETLELMRQLSESGELQALTAERSWKEISRALMEDQPQVFIQVLRDCGALKVLMPEVDALFGVPQPEAHHPEIDTGLHTLSVLEQSALHEQPLTVRWACLLHDLGKGLTPEKEWPRHIAHEHTGLKLIKAVNERFKAPKDCQELALLVGEYHTHGHRALELKASTLLELLQSFDVYRRPQRFEEFIVACEMDARGRKGLEQRSYPQADYLRGAAKAAREVAVQPLLEKGFKGPELGEALKRERLKALKAYKDEASA, encoded by the coding sequence ATGCAGATTTTCAAGGTTGGCGGCGCGGTGCGCGATCGCTTGCTCGGCTTACCGGTAACCGATATTGATTGGGTGGTGGTTGGCGCCACGGCAGACGAGATGCTCGCCAAGGGTTATCGCCCGGTTGGAGCGGATTTTCCGGTATTCCTTCACCCCAAGACCGGCGAGGAATACGCCCTCGCCCGCACCGAACGCAAAAGCGGTCGCGGTTATGGCGGCTTCACCTTTCACGCCAGCCCCGAAGTCACCCTCGAAGAAGACCTGATCCGCCGTGATCTGACGATCAACGCGATCGCCGAAGACGACCAGCAAAACCTGACCGATCCGTATCATGGCCAGCGCGATCTCGAAGCGCGCATCCTGCGCCACGTTTCCCCCGCATTCGCCGAAGATCCGCTCCGTGTGCTGCGCGTTGCGCGCTTTGCTGCCCGATATGCCAGTCTTGGCTTCGCTGTCGCACCAGAAACACTGGAACTGATGCGCCAGCTCAGTGAGTCCGGTGAACTGCAGGCGCTGACCGCCGAACGCAGCTGGAAAGAAATCTCCCGCGCACTGATGGAAGATCAGCCGCAGGTATTCATCCAGGTGCTGCGCGACTGTGGCGCCTTGAAAGTATTGATGCCGGAAGTCGACGCGCTGTTCGGCGTACCGCAACCGGAGGCTCATCATCCGGAAATCGACACCGGCCTGCACACTCTCAGCGTTCTGGAGCAATCAGCGCTGCACGAACAACCGCTAACGGTACGCTGGGCTTGTCTGCTGCATGACCTCGGCAAAGGCCTGACGCCGGAAAAAGAGTGGCCACGACATATCGCCCATGAACACACCGGGTTGAAGCTGATCAAAGCGGTCAACGAACGCTTCAAGGCACCGAAGGACTGCCAGGAACTGGCGTTGCTAGTCGGCGAGTACCACACCCATGGCCACCGCGCCCTGGAGCTGAAGGCGTCGACCTTGCTGGAGCTGCTGCAGAGCTTTGACGTGTATCGCCGCCCGCAGCGTTTTGAGGAATTCATCGTCGCCTGCGAGATGGATGCCCGTGGACGCAAGGGCCTGGAGCAACGCAGTTACCCACAGGCGGATTATCTGCGCGGCGCTGCCAAGGCTGCACGGGAAGTCGCGGTGCAGCCGTTGCTGGAGAAGGGATTCAAAGGCCCGGAACTGGGCGAAGCGCTGAAGCGAGAACGACTGAAGGCGCTAAAAGCCTACAAAGACGAGGCGTCAGCCTGA
- the folK gene encoding 2-amino-4-hydroxy-6-hydroxymethyldihydropteridine diphosphokinase, with protein sequence MSLTQVYLGLGSNIERETHLRAGLDALATFLVDMRCSAVFESQPVGIKSGPFYNFVVSALTDLPLMELDRRLKFIEADNGRYAPDRKGLPLDIDVLLYGDLTGNFDGLILPRAEILKNAFVLWPLSLIAPDRVHPGVGKSFATLWAEAQIDQVLAPVAFEWRGQQLTSSDLR encoded by the coding sequence ATGTCGCTGACTCAGGTGTACCTCGGGCTCGGTAGCAATATCGAGCGCGAAACCCATTTGCGCGCCGGACTCGACGCATTGGCGACGTTTCTGGTGGATATGCGCTGTTCGGCGGTGTTCGAGAGTCAGCCGGTGGGGATCAAGAGCGGGCCGTTCTACAACTTCGTGGTCTCGGCGCTGACCGATCTGCCGTTGATGGAGCTGGATCGGCGCCTGAAATTCATCGAAGCCGATAACGGTCGCTATGCGCCGGATCGCAAGGGGCTGCCGCTGGATATCGACGTGCTGTTATACGGCGATCTGACCGGTAACTTCGACGGCTTGATTCTGCCGCGTGCCGAAATCCTGAAAAACGCCTTTGTGCTGTGGCCGCTGTCGCTGATTGCGCCGGATCGGGTACATCCTGGTGTGGGAAAAAGCTTCGCGACGTTGTGGGCCGAGGCGCAGATCGATCAGGTGTTGGCGCCGGTGGCCTTTGAGTGGCGTGGGCAGCAGCTGACGTCTTCGGATTTGCGTTGA
- the folB gene encoding dihydroneopterin aldolase: MDRVFIEGLEVDTVIGAYDWERGIRQCLRLDLSFAWDNRPAAAGDDLTLALDYASVSTRIQAFAEQAQYQLVETFAERLVEVLMAEFKITWVRLKLTKPGAVPAAKGGVGVEIERGCR; this comes from the coding sequence TTGGACAGAGTGTTTATCGAGGGCCTGGAAGTTGACACCGTGATCGGTGCCTACGACTGGGAGCGCGGCATCCGACAGTGCTTGCGTCTTGATCTGAGCTTCGCCTGGGACAATCGCCCGGCAGCGGCCGGTGACGACCTGACCCTGGCGCTCGATTACGCCAGCGTTTCCACGCGCATCCAGGCCTTTGCCGAGCAGGCGCAGTATCAACTGGTCGAGACCTTTGCCGAGCGTCTGGTCGAAGTGCTGATGGCTGAATTCAAGATCACCTGGGTTCGTCTGAAGCTGACCAAGCCTGGTGCCGTGCCGGCAGCCAAGGGTGGTGTGGGTGTGGAGATCGAGCGCGGATGTCGCTGA
- the plsY gene encoding glycerol-3-phosphate 1-O-acyltransferase PlsY, whose protein sequence is MFWLVAILAYLLGSLSFAILLSRLTGNPDPRMSGSGNAGATNMLRLAGRKLAILTLLGDLCKGLVPVLIAAAMGLSLQDQAWIGVCAVIGHLFPLYFRFRGGKGVATAAGMLLGLYPPAALLAVCAWLLTFYLTRTSSLAALIATPLTLPLLAWQEPEALLPMSALTLLIVWRHRGNLRDLFAGRERHF, encoded by the coding sequence ATGTTTTGGTTAGTGGCGATCCTCGCCTACCTGCTCGGCTCTCTGTCCTTCGCCATTTTGCTCAGCCGCCTGACCGGAAATCCGGATCCGCGAATGAGTGGCTCGGGTAATGCCGGCGCCACCAACATGCTGCGCCTGGCCGGTCGCAAACTGGCGATCCTGACCCTGCTGGGTGATCTGTGCAAAGGCCTGGTACCGGTGCTGATCGCAGCGGCCATGGGCCTTTCGCTGCAGGATCAGGCCTGGATCGGCGTGTGCGCCGTGATCGGTCACCTGTTCCCGCTGTACTTCCGTTTTCGCGGCGGCAAAGGCGTCGCCACGGCTGCCGGCATGTTGCTGGGCCTGTATCCGCCCGCCGCACTGCTTGCGGTGTGCGCCTGGCTGCTGACGTTCTACCTGACCCGCACCAGCTCGCTGGCGGCGCTGATTGCCACGCCCCTGACCCTGCCCTTGCTTGCGTGGCAAGAACCGGAGGCGCTACTGCCGATGAGCGCGTTGACGCTGCTGATCGTCTGGCGCCACCGCGGCAATCTACGCGACCTGTTTGCCGGGCGCGAACGGCATTTTTAA
- the tsaD gene encoding tRNA (adenosine(37)-N6)-threonylcarbamoyltransferase complex transferase subunit TsaD, translating into MLVLGLETSCDETGVALYDSERGLLADALFSQIDLHRIYGGVVPELASRDHVKRMLPLIRQVLAEADCVPTEIDAIAYTAGPGLVGALLVGASCAQALAFAWGIPALGVHHMEGHLLAPMLEPKPPEFPFVALLVSGGHTQLVQVDGIGQYSLLGETLDDAAGEAFDKTAKMMGLNYPGGPEIAKLAEKGVAGRFTFPRPMCDRPGLDFSFSGLKTFALNTWQQCVSAGDDSEQARCDIALAFQQAVVETLTIKCKRALKHAGMKRLVIAGGVSANKALRASLEKMLGDMQGEVFYARPEFCTDNGAMIAFAGCQRLQVGQQESLAISVQARWPMEQLSAL; encoded by the coding sequence TGCACCGCATTTATGGCGGTGTGGTGCCGGAGCTGGCCTCGCGTGACCACGTCAAGCGCATGCTGCCCTTGATTCGTCAGGTGTTGGCCGAGGCTGACTGCGTGCCGACCGAGATCGACGCGATCGCTTACACCGCGGGCCCGGGCCTGGTCGGAGCGCTGCTGGTCGGTGCCTCTTGCGCGCAGGCGCTGGCGTTTGCCTGGGGTATTCCGGCACTCGGAGTGCACCACATGGAAGGCCACTTGCTGGCGCCAATGCTGGAGCCAAAACCGCCGGAATTCCCGTTCGTCGCTTTGTTGGTTTCCGGTGGTCATACGCAGCTGGTTCAGGTCGATGGCATTGGCCAATACAGCCTGCTCGGCGAGACGCTCGACGATGCTGCCGGCGAAGCGTTCGACAAAACCGCGAAAATGATGGGCCTCAATTATCCGGGCGGGCCGGAAATCGCCAAGCTGGCCGAGAAGGGCGTTGCAGGACGTTTCACTTTCCCGCGTCCAATGTGCGATCGCCCGGGCCTGGATTTCAGCTTCAGCGGCTTGAAAACCTTTGCCCTCAACACCTGGCAGCAATGCGTCAGCGCCGGGGACGACAGCGAGCAAGCCCGTTGCGACATCGCGCTGGCGTTCCAGCAGGCCGTGGTGGAGACTTTGACCATCAAGTGCAAGCGCGCGCTGAAACACGCGGGCATGAAGCGTTTGGTGATCGCTGGCGGCGTCAGCGCCAACAAAGCGTTGCGCGCATCGCTGGAAAAGATGCTCGGCGACATGCAGGGCGAGGTGTTCTATGCCCGTCCCGAGTTCTGCACCGACAATGGCGCGATGATCGCGTTTGCCGGTTGCCAGCGTTTGCAGGTCGGTCAGCAGGAAAGTCTGGCGATCAGCGTGCAGGCGCGCTGGCCGATGGAGCAGTTGTCGGCGCTGTGA